In the Cellvibrio sp. KY-GH-1 genome, ATTTTCAAGCTATTAGTGAGCGATGGGCGATCGTTAATCCGCAGCGTGACGGTGTAATCTTCCAAGCTGTTTACCTGCCAGAATACATCGAACAATCCATCGTACAAATAGGGGCTCAGCGCAAGCGCTGGATGATTGGGTTTGGCGGTGTCGGTATCGTAACTATCGATCAAATCAAACACGCGCAACTCAGGCACGTAATCATCGTGATGCGGATCATCGACCGCGTGCGACTCGCCTCCACATCCGGACATGGCTAGAGAACAGAGCGCGATAATTGCGGTCGATAGAATTTTTTTCATGGCACCAACTCCGTTAGGTTTACGGTATTGATGCTAGGATCTTGCGACTGAATCCATCCTGAATAATTCTTTCGCCACTCAATTAATGACGAATATGCAATTGCGGCTTGAGGTTCACTGAACCATCTTCTTCCAGAACGGCGTGCTGGGTAGATTCAGGATTACTTACCACCACAATCGGCTGCATAAATAGCGGTCGCCGCACAAACCACAAATGCCAGCCAAAACTTTCCAGGCTGTGTAACGCCAGCAATTGTAATTCATTCAGATAACGCCCCAGATCTATGGGGACAGCTTTATGAATACCGCGACGGTCATCAACCACATGTTGCAACCGCTCGGCCAGAGAAGACTTTCCAACAGGCTTGGAAGTACCAGCAACTGAATTATGTAATTCCCGCATACCACAACTCCCTTAGTTGATTGAGAACGCCTGTAGCTACGGAAGTACCAACCAACATAAACCGTGACAGGCTTCACATCAGTGTCGTTAGAATAATCATTTTTGTCAAAAACCATCTTGGAATATCAAGTCATCCACTCAGCATGGTTTTACATAATTATTCTGTTGCCGCTCGTGTTTAGCCGCTAGAATTTACACCCAAATCAATAAGATGGTTGTTCGGTCGTGCACTCACCCATTCCTCTGTGGAGCCCCAAACCAATGAACCTAAGCCCTACCTTAAAGTATCTGTTCGCGTCGGCAAGCCTGCTGGCAAGCTTTATTAGCCCACCACTGCTAGCTGCAGACAGCGAGGCTAATGTTGTAGATAAGAAAGTCGCAGCCCTGCGGCTTGCCATGATTGACGCCGATGCCAAAGCCCTGAAAGCGCTCTCTTCACCCATGCTGAGCTATGGCCACTCCGGCGGTCACATCGAAAACCAGGCAGAATTTATCGAGAAAATTGTCAGTGGAAAATCCGACTTTGTAACTATGGATTTGAGTGAGCAGACCATCAGTATTTCCGGTGACACCGCATTGGTTCGCCATATTCTCAATGCTGATATTAAAGATGGCGGCGCAGCCAACACCATCAAACTGGGTGTGTTGTTGGTATGGCAAAAACAACAGGGTGAATGGAAGCTGCTAGCGCGTCAGGCATTTAAATTTCCACCACCCATAACGCAATAAGCGCGAGGTCATTATGAAACTCTATGGCAGTTTTACATCACCGTTCGTAAGACATGTGCGCATGGTTTTACTGGAAACCGGTTTACCCTGTGAATTTATAGAAACCGATCAAGCAGGTAGCGCCGCTAAATCACCCACAAAACGTGTTCCGTTTTTGGAGGATGGCGAAACATTTTTAACCGACTCCAGCTCAATTATTAAATATCTGCGCGAGAAAGCCGGGCAGGAATTTTGTAAAACTGCCAAGGAGTTGGATGAGTTTTGTTTAGTGAATACCGCTCTGGACACTACGGTGAATTTATTTTTTATCAAGCGCGACGAAGTGGATATTCAAACGATTCCCTACTTGCAACGCCAGGCGGCGCGAATTGAATCCACGGTTGCAGAACTCAACCAGCTACAATTGCCCGTAGCACCACCTTATACCGACGCACAGTTACGACTAGCGTGTTATATCGGCTGGTGCAAATTACGCAAGCAGGTAGATTTCACTCAACATACCACGCTGGAA is a window encoding:
- a CDS encoding nuclear transport factor 2 family protein — translated: MNLSPTLKYLFASASLLASFISPPLLAADSEANVVDKKVAALRLAMIDADAKALKALSSPMLSYGHSGGHIENQAEFIEKIVSGKSDFVTMDLSEQTISISGDTALVRHILNADIKDGGAANTIKLGVLLVWQKQQGEWKLLARQAFKFPPPITQ
- a CDS encoding glutathione S-transferase family protein, with the translated sequence MKLYGSFTSPFVRHVRMVLLETGLPCEFIETDQAGSAAKSPTKRVPFLEDGETFLTDSSSIIKYLREKAGQEFCKTAKELDEFCLVNTALDTTVNLFFIKRDEVDIQTIPYLQRQAARIESTVAELNQLQLPVAPPYTDAQLRLACYIGWCKLRKQVDFTQHTTLENFYSGIQAYPAFQSTQPPQS